The genomic interval GACTGCATTCTCAACACAATGAGTGACAAACACCTTTTTAGGTTACTCATTTAAATACTATAAAACGTTCAATAATCAATTTTAAACTGATGATGAGAGCCATCGATTTTTTACCAGGAGTCAATAGATAAAAAATAAGAtacataagagaaaaaaagcagaaaaaaactaaattgccCTTACTTTAAAGCATGTAAGAGGTTGGTTGGTTATTTTGGTGGGCTACATTGTTACAGCCGGTTTAAGTGTATATATTTTCAGgtcatatacatgtatattatttcATGTGTAGTGGGTCAAGTTGAacatttaatttgtatttaatcttcTGTTATGTTATGCATTACTAATACATCAGgaacaaacaaatatttttgtaattcaAACTATtaagaatgaatatttttaaattcattctcatttgctttatcctcattagggttgcggggggtgctggagcctatcccagctgactccgggccagaggaggggcgacaccctcaatcggtggccagccgatcgcagggccatatttttaaataatacaagaattcatattttcaaataataatacaagaattcatattttcaaataataatacaagaattcatattttcaaataataatacaagaattcatattttcaaataataatacaagaattcatattttcaaataataatacaagaattcatattttcaaataataatacaagaattcatattttcaaataatagTACAATAAATAAAGAAGACTGAAAGAATACAAATCTGAATAATTAGCTAAGTTGTGTTTTCTATGTAAACATGAAAAACTAATTATATACAAAATCTTTTTAACTTAAATTGATTTAGAATTTTGGCTTCGTTCATCATATTCAATTTTGTCCAAGAATTTAATTTCTGTTCATCCCTAATATTTTATAAGAACTATATGAACTAGGAGAAACTGTCAAGAAATGATTGCTGGTAGCCCCACCcctttcaaaaggattggatgttCTCCGCCACCAAtgtcactgaaacatgatccttCCATTCCATTTAACATCGTGCCAAGgacatattttcattggtttgctgtttcctttttttcttgcagcaTCAAACCTTTCACCCAGCAAGCCTATCCCATCCAGCCCGCAGTCACAACGGCAATTTCAAGTGAGTATTATGGTCACTATAATGGAACACCATGTCACGCTCATCCCAAAGACCCTCATTTTCAAAGAATGAGGTGAATGATAATCAATTTTGACACCTCTCATTATTCTGCGGTCCCCCGTAGGCTACGAGCCCACCGCAGCTTCTGCTCCGACGGCGCCAGCTTGGCAGGGCCGCTCTATTGGTACAACCAAACTGCGACTGGTGGAGTTCTCTGCCTTTCTGGAACAACAGAGAGACCCAGATTCGGTAAAAAAAGAACGTTAAACATGACATCTGACCCTTTTCCACACCACCCTTATTATACTTTTTGTTTCCTTATCAATTCACTGGGACTAAGAATTTATGCTGATGGCCAGAGAGAGTGAAGAGAACCACTGTAAGGACATgcataaaagatttttttctttcaatcagCTGTCCTCCAAAACATTTGATTCGCATGTGCCACGTGCGCCTTTGAATTAATCTTTTTATTCAAAAGGAAATGTTTGCGTGTCGTTTTGGTTTTGTGTATTGGCTGTTACATGCAAACTGCCATCGATCAGAGACTTCAAGGTGACAGAATAGAAACGGCACCAGGTCGTTTGCTATCATATGGACATAACAAGGATACGTACTCTAGGAAATGTAAATGTTGTGTGGcgatttacatttatatatttatttattttttaatccaaggaCTTGCTAGTTCTTTTGAAAATCTTACCGGTATTTGCTCCAGATGACTGCTAGTCATTCACTGGAAGCCCACCCAGTTGAAAAGGTTTAGGGGTCTTTGTTGTCAATAACAGTCGAACATCAATCACCGATTGTTAACCAAATAGATCCTTGTTGATAAACACTACTTTCCACCGCAATTTGTGACTATAATACACCTTTCATTTGTCCTTTCAGTACAACAAGCACCTCTTTGTGCATATTGGGCAGACCAATCATTCCTACAGCGACGCCCTGCTGGAGTCGGTGGACATCCGGCAGATTTATGACAAATTTCCCGAAAAGAAGGGAGGACTGAAGGAGCTGTACGGAAAGGGCCCCCAAAATTCTTTCTTCCTTATAAAGTTTTGGGTGAGTGAAGTTCCCGTTCCGGTCACATTTAGCTTTTTGTGGATGATATTTTTACAAATGAAAAGAATGAAGTAAAATGAAAAGAGGAGGTTTCATCCAAGATGTATCAGTAGCCTACTTAGAGAAGATTGTGTGTTGATTGTTTACAGAACACGTTAGGCTATATTTGGATGGGCATAGCAGGAGAGCTTTTGATCAAAGCTCTCACTAATTCAGTCTAATATCTACAAACAATGCCGTGACCCGGTTGTGCCGCATAATGGCCCTTCCGACATGGCGCGTATTTCCCTCCCTAATGCAAAATGCTAACTAGCGGCGGCCAACAAAGTGGAGACCGCGTACTTGGATGCAAGTCCCCTCAAATTCCTTTTGAAGTGACCGGCCAATCTAAATTTCAAATGAAAGGCAGGATCTGCACAATAATGAATGTATAACTGCTCTGTTTAATGAAGGAGGAGAATGTCAGAGGCGGACGTCTCGGCTTTTTGTGGCTGTAATTAATGTGCGGGGCGGTGGGGAGACGGGCGCCCCTCTTGAAACATGGcagaaaatcttttttaaaatttgctattttttttttttaatgtcgttTCATCCTCTTCTGAATTTATGGATGAACTCATCCTGCTCTACTAAAAGTTGAATCCTCATCATTATGGATCTTTTCCATATAACATTGCACAAATTGCCTTTTCTATTGTCATCAGATaacaaaaagcaacaaaagtAGAAATTGCACACATACCAATACAACAATAAATCtccccatttatttttttgccaccaAAAACTGCACTGCCAGCACTCCCTTGTGAAAAATGGATTTGCCGTTTGTCATATATCCTACTAAGTTTTCCAGTGCACAACAAGATTCCTAAAACCAGTCATTTTGGTCgaatggttttatttttagaataatATTAAGCATTTTGCTTGTCCCTGAAATGCCCATCAATCTTAGCATACCCGCTTAGACTTAGTGGCACATTTCACAAATTCaagatttacaattttaaacaaGACACACTCAACTTGAATCCAGTTGGCAAAGGGAAGGTTAAGATTAGGGAGAAATATCCACCTTCTCCACACTATGTACACTGCTCACATTTTGCCTGCTTTTCAGGCCGACCTAAACTGCAACATCCAGGACGAGAGCGGCTCTTTCTACGGGGTCACCAGTCAGTACGAGAGTTCCGAGAATATGACCATCACGTGCTCCACTAAAGTGTGCTCCTTCGGCAAGCAGGTGGTTGAGAAAGTCGAGGTGAGAAGCTTCCGCGTTACACCCTAAAAAAGCCTTCTAGCACGCGCTCACTGCTTTTGCCACGCTTGTCTTTTTGTTTCAGACGGAATACGCACGGTTTGAAAACGGCCGTTTCGTCTACAGGATAAGCAGATCACCCATGTGCGAATATATGATCAATTTTATCCACAAGTTAAAACACCTGCCGGAGAAGTACATGATGAACAGTGTATTGGAGAACTTCACTATCTTACTGGTGAGAGATTCTTCTAATTCCAAACAGTTTGAAGCGACACTAGCGTCAATATTTTCAGATACGGTGTTTCCCAACTTGTATCTGCTGAGGCATGTATTTGACAATAGAAAATCTCGAAtaaaatgtcaccaaaagtacTCGCACTAAAATAATTTAGTTGAGCATACTATGGAGCTGTCATGGAAATGGTAAGAAGTGGAGGTTAATTTCCGCTATTTGGCGAATAGACCTTTTATCTCGGCATCACTTAATGTACGTCCTTGGCACTAAAAGATAGACAAAGATACATTTGTAGTAAATCATCATTTTTAGACCGATTTATAGAAACGGGATTAATAGAAAGAGGGTCATTTCCTTGTAGAGTGGTTGAGAATGTCTCCTGATTCTAGAAATCACACAAGGCAACCTCTgactgaatgtttgtttgttaaaaAGTACACCGTGTAATTTGGAAATGTTGGAAAAACTTCACTAGGGGTCATAAACAAGCAATTTGCAAGTAAAAATCTCTTTAAAGGTCCTGTAAATTCAGATTAGAATACACAGTCGTTACGGCAACAGTCGTTGTTTGCTTTCATATTATTTAATTCATAATCCATTAATggtgacgtccaattcatttaattcaATGGCGGCTGATGGGTTCAATGAGTTCTGTTGTCTTTGTGTGAAACTCCAACCATTGAAATTGTGTTAAAAATGTCAACCTTTCTCTCATGGAACCAAAATAAAATCTCCCAAAAATGGGTGCAAATGCGTGCAAAACAAAGACACCATTTTGGTTCTTCTAGTTTGTCTATGTTTCCACAGGTGGTGACCAACCGGGACACGCAGGAGACCCTGCTTTGTATGGCGTGCGTGTTTGAAGTGTCAAACAGCGAGCACGGCGCCCAGCATCATATCTACAGACTGGTAAAAGAATGAATCTCCTTTTCTTCCCTTCCTCACAGACTCTCCGATGTCCTGACAAGTGGCAGTGCCTCTCGCTCAAAATCATACCCCACACCGCTGTCCTCTCGCGACCCCAACTCTTTTCTTAGCGCTGTGTTATTTTTGTGTCGTGCGACTGCAGCTGTGATTTGCGTGTCAGGTGTTTCAATTTTTGTTATTCTTTGTTCCACTACGGGAGATCTCCCCGAGAGATCACGTAGACCTGTATAAGTGTAGCTTTCACGTACAAAATTGACATTTCTAATTCGGTCAAGGGGAACTCACTTTggtctgctttttttcttttctttgtctGTATATACTAAGCTGCTGGCATTTTGGTGCCGGCGGCTTGATGTAGTCTGTGTAACGTTTGAGTGTGTTGAACATACTTTTTTAATGTACCAGACATGCAGCCCGTAGAGCTCCAAAGACACtgaccttacactaaatttgcAACAAAATGAAGTCATCTTACTTTCCCTGCGTACACACAGCGACACAATCACTGCAGTCGGAttgcactcaacaacaacaaaaaagacactACCCTCACTTTGCTGCCTTTCCTCGTGGATGTTAAGGAGCCATATGTAAGATTTGCACTTCATCTAAATGGCCCTAACATTTCAGTAGACTTTGTTTTTGGGGACTAATTCTAACACAGTTCTCCGTTTCCGTCTCCATTTTAAAAGCCCGTAaaagttattgttttgattGTGTGTTTACGAcagatgtcccgccctccaccAATCAGCTGATTAGTTCTGAGTCTGCGTAGAGGTTGCCAAAGCTCTGTAAGGCTGCAACAACTTTTACAAACAGTCTGAATTTACAATGTTGTCTACCACtacagcaaaaaacaaaacaaaaaaaaccaactcAAATCCAATCTCAAATGACTTCTAAGACCTAGGATATGCTCGAAAAGCCTTCAATCGATGGAGACAACTGAAAACAAAGAAAGAATTGATGATGGATGCCAAAGTTGTGTGATTTCTCATCAACAGGTGATATACCCTTTGAGTTTTTCTTTCATATATGGTTAACTGACATTTGAAACATAGACAAAGTTATACATGCTCATGCTATGTATTTTAGCATGTGGATCTGTTGAAAGATTGCATCTTTAcccagattagattagattaaaatttattcatcccgttcTCGGGATATGCATATATTGGTTGCTAATtcaaatggcaaaaaataatcatttgcgTACCAATTTAAGACCAGTGCAATTCAAATGCCTCACCTTTGAAGACTTTAGCATGAACCTTTTAAGAGTTGGCTATCGAATACACATACACTACACACGCTGCATATTCCTATGATCATTGCTAATGTTAGTCTGTAGTTTTTTAGCCTCCGTCAACAATGGTATGATAACTGTTTGTGATGCGAAATGCAGAATAGGCGCGTTTTCACCAAAAAGTACAACGTGATCTCGCAGCCCAATTATTGTGcttttcaatattttgatcATGATTGCAGTACCGGTCTCACATATGGCTCCTTTTAAGGAAAACATTTCACCCTAGAAAACATCCCTCTTCTTACTTAACAGGTTAAAGGACTGCAAGACATAAACTGACTCATCCGAAAGCACTTTTCTTTACAACACTATCAACTCGCCTCACACTCCATTCCCGTTAACGTGGCCTATGCCGCCCCCGAGCCTTAAACAGCTGCGCGATCTCCAAGAGTCGCGGCTAAAACTGTGAGCCGTCGTCCCGTGAGTGCTCCGCCTGTACGAGATTCCCCCCTTACAGTCTGCCAAAGTGTTGAGACTGGAGTGCCTTAGCGTATAGAGTCCAACTTTATCCTAAATCCGGCTGATACGGGCAAACTCATCCACCAGGAAATGCCTCCATTTTGAGAGTAACAACATCATAACAACTCAGATGAAAGTAAAGTTgtatttttctctaaaaaaaaccCTAATATATTCCCTGAATCTCAGTTTTTCTATGAAGTCTGGTAAAATTTCCTGATGTAGAGGTAACTtagcataaaaaaaagaaaaagaaacacacaTACTCTTACTCTTTTAACGTGGTGTGAATGGTAGCGAAAAGTGCCTTTTGCAATTTCCAATTCCAGgtgacacacaaaaacaaaatgtcgcTAGACCAAAACTGAGATGAAACAAAGTACCGCATTGCCTTTTTCTTAAAGCAGGGACACGTTTCATCGGGACACGATGTCATTCAAAATAAGGAACAAAATGTTGTGAGTAATGGCTCGTTTTATACGcgaacaaaacaacaaatgtaagatatttcttattgtattgtttttttgttcatgtaCACAAAAGAACTCATGATTTTCAGATACCGATCACAAATCTATTTTCCATTTCTCCTAGACTATAAATtgcatgttattattattattattttttataatttggCCAGTGACGTCAAGTCTTATTAATTCAATTCTTTTGAAGTAATAGTAGTCCGGTTCAACTTAAATACACAGGGACA from Stigmatopora argus isolate UIUO_Sarg chromosome 2, RoL_Sarg_1.0, whole genome shotgun sequence carries:
- the tead1b gene encoding transcriptional enhancer factor TEF-1 isoform X1, yielding MERMSDSVDKPVDNDAEGVWSADIEQSFQEALAIYPPCGRRKIILSDEGKMYGRNELIARYIKLRTGKTRTRKQVSSHIQVLARKKVREIQAAIKVRLALPSYRGLFIAMVTGSSFVFLPSPTPQVSSHIQVLARRKSREFHSKLKVTSMDQAVKDKALQSMASMSSAQIVSATAIHNKLGLPGIPHPAFPGAAIWQGMISTSQPGSSQDIKPFTQQAYPIQPAVTTAISSYEPTAASAPTAPAWQGRSIGTTKLRLVEFSAFLEQQRDPDSYNKHLFVHIGQTNHSYSDALLESVDIRQIYDKFPEKKGGLKELYGKGPQNSFFLIKFWADLNCNIQDESGSFYGVTSQYESSENMTITCSTKVCSFGKQVVEKVETEYARFENGRFVYRISRSPMCEYMINFIHKLKHLPEKYMMNSVLENFTILLVVTNRDTQETLLCMACVFEVSNSEHGAQHHIYRLVKE
- the tead1b gene encoding transcriptional enhancer factor TEF-1 isoform X2, encoding MERMSDSVDKPVDNDAEGVWSADIEQSFQEALAIYPPCGRRKIILSDEGKMYGRNELIARYIKLRTGKTRTRKQVSSHIQVLARKKVREIQAAIKVSSHIQVLARRKSREFHSKLKVTSMDQAVKDKALQSMASMSSAQIVSATAIHNKLGLPGIPHPAFPGAAIWQGMISTSQPGSSQDIKPFTQQAYPIQPAVTTAISSYEPTAASAPTAPAWQGRSIGTTKLRLVEFSAFLEQQRDPDSYNKHLFVHIGQTNHSYSDALLESVDIRQIYDKFPEKKGGLKELYGKGPQNSFFLIKFWADLNCNIQDESGSFYGVTSQYESSENMTITCSTKVCSFGKQVVEKVETEYARFENGRFVYRISRSPMCEYMINFIHKLKHLPEKYMMNSVLENFTILLVVTNRDTQETLLCMACVFEVSNSEHGAQHHIYRLVKE
- the tead1b gene encoding transcriptional enhancer factor TEF-1 isoform X3 is translated as MERMSDSVDKPVDNDAEGVWSADIEQSFQEALAIYPPCGRRKIILSDEGKMYGRNELIARYIKLRTGKTRTRKQVSSHIQVLARKKVREIQAAIKVSSHIQVLARRKSREFHSKLKDQAVKDKALQSMASMSSAQIVSATAIHNKLGLPGIPHPAFPGAAIWQGMISTSQPGSSQDIKPFTQQAYPIQPAVTTAISSYEPTAASAPTAPAWQGRSIGTTKLRLVEFSAFLEQQRDPDSYNKHLFVHIGQTNHSYSDALLESVDIRQIYDKFPEKKGGLKELYGKGPQNSFFLIKFWADLNCNIQDESGSFYGVTSQYESSENMTITCSTKVCSFGKQVVEKVETEYARFENGRFVYRISRSPMCEYMINFIHKLKHLPEKYMMNSVLENFTILLVVTNRDTQETLLCMACVFEVSNSEHGAQHHIYRLVKE
- the tead1b gene encoding transcriptional enhancer factor TEF-1 isoform X4, with amino-acid sequence MERMSDSVDKPVDNDAEGVWSADIEQSFQEALAIYPPCGRRKIILSDEGKMYGRNELIARYIKLRTGKTRTRKQVSSHIQVLARRKSREFHSKLKVTSMDQAVKDKALQSMASMSSAQIVSATAIHNKLGLPGIPHPAFPGAAIWQGMISTSQPGSSQDIKPFTQQAYPIQPAVTTAISSYEPTAASAPTAPAWQGRSIGTTKLRLVEFSAFLEQQRDPDSYNKHLFVHIGQTNHSYSDALLESVDIRQIYDKFPEKKGGLKELYGKGPQNSFFLIKFWADLNCNIQDESGSFYGVTSQYESSENMTITCSTKVCSFGKQVVEKVETEYARFENGRFVYRISRSPMCEYMINFIHKLKHLPEKYMMNSVLENFTILLVVTNRDTQETLLCMACVFEVSNSEHGAQHHIYRLVKE
- the tead1b gene encoding transcriptional enhancer factor TEF-1 isoform X5, which translates into the protein MERMSDSVDKPVDNDAEGVWSADIEQSFQEALAIYPPCGRRKIILSDEGKMYGRNELIARYIKLRTGKTRTRKQVSSHIQVLARRKSREFHSKLKDQAVKDKALQSMASMSSAQIVSATAIHNKLGLPGIPHPAFPGAAIWQGMISTSQPGSSQDIKPFTQQAYPIQPAVTTAISSYEPTAASAPTAPAWQGRSIGTTKLRLVEFSAFLEQQRDPDSYNKHLFVHIGQTNHSYSDALLESVDIRQIYDKFPEKKGGLKELYGKGPQNSFFLIKFWADLNCNIQDESGSFYGVTSQYESSENMTITCSTKVCSFGKQVVEKVETEYARFENGRFVYRISRSPMCEYMINFIHKLKHLPEKYMMNSVLENFTILLVVTNRDTQETLLCMACVFEVSNSEHGAQHHIYRLVKE